CTTTTTCAAAAAAGTTTTTTTGGAATGGAAGAAGCCAAACACTAAAAAACCAAGCAAAAGGACCACTACAAGCAGCTTTTGAGATGTCTATAACTCCAGCTTTAGCTGAGAAAAGAATCTCTCAAAATAAAGCCTATAAACAGATGTTTATAGATGCATTTGGAAATGATGAAGTTACATTTGAGAAGATTGCAGATGCAATATCTACATATGAAAAGATTCTAGTTACGCGGGGAAGATATGATGATTATTTACTTGGTTACTTTGATAAACTAACACAAAATGAAAAAGACGGACTTAAAATTTTCATAACAAAAGGATGTGTAGGTTGTCATAACGGTATTGGTCTTGGAGGTCAAGCTCTAAGGAAGTTTCCCTTATCTTACCACACCGTTTGGAGTATGAAAAAACCAAAAGAGATAAAAGAACTTCTGGATAAATATAATAAGTACCTAAGTGGTTTAAGTAGTTTTAAATCATTAAACAAAAGTGATGTTAAAGCTTTAAAAGACGGCTTTTTTACACAAATAGAAGAAAAAAAAGTTTTAAAAGTTATGAGATCATCTGCTTGTGATGAGTGTCATGAAAAAAGCACAAATGATATATTTCCTTTTGGGAACAGGGGTGGGTTTACAGGTTCACAAAAACCTAAAGGATACTTTAGAGTACCGCTACTTAGAAATGTTGTAGATACAAAGCCTTATTTTCATAACGGTGAAGTAAAAGAGCTAAAAGATGCAATCAAGATTATGGGGAAACATCAAGTAAGAATAGATTTAAGTGATGATGAAATTGAAAATATAATAGCTTTTTTAAAATCAGTTAACGGTAAGATTTTAGATTTTACAAATTAAACTATATTGTTTTAAACGTAACTCATTTTTGTTTGGGGTTTTTCTAATCTCTTCACGCAAACCTCTTGCCCATGATGGTGATGGCGAGTAAAGTATGGTAAGTTCAAGTGTTTTGTTATCTAAGTCAATACTCTGCATCTCACGTGAACGCAAATCAAACTTTGTTTTTGTAGCTTTTTGAAAAAGCTCGGCTACAAACCTGCCTGAGAAAAAGATACGAAGTTTTTTGTGTTTGTTTTTCTCTAGCAAACTTAAAACATCTACTAAGACAATATTATACAAATCTCCATCGCTTGCCCCGCAACCTTCAGCCCTACTACACTGCTCAATAGTATCAAAAATTCCGATACTGTTTTCTTTAAAAAAGTTTTGTCGCTTCTCTTTTGTGCTTAAAGACTTTTTACTTTTACAACTCTGCTCTAAAAGGCTCCAAAAAGCATTATAACGACTGCCGTAGTACCAATCAACATCACCCTCTTTTAGCTTTTTAAAAGCAAAACGTGCAGGTGGGGTATTGCCTATTATCAGTGTTTTTGCATCTACAACATTAAAAGGTTCATACGGATGCTTATAATGACAAAATGTATGAATATCGCTTTTTCTATAAACTTTTTGCATCTAAATTCAATTTTTACAATCAATGTCGACTACAGTTATCTTCTCTTCCTTATCATAAAGTTTAGATAATTTAGCAATTTGGCTTTCAAATACTTTTTTGGACTTTTTAATATTAAAGATTATAAATATTCCATAATCAGAATTAGTAGCTCCTATATAAGTATTTAATTTCGTTTTATAC
The genomic region above belongs to Sulfurimonas lithotrophica and contains:
- a CDS encoding cytochrome-c peroxidase; the encoded protein is MKYILFILLVINLFSNDDLKLVELAYDSGLKPVPQNFESLLKDLDTDADSLSKDKIKLGKKLFFEKDLSLAKDISCASCHNFNLGGADAKPTAIGHKNQENPFHLNTPTVLNTAFSKKFFWNGRSQTLKNQAKGPLQAAFEMSITPALAEKRISQNKAYKQMFIDAFGNDEVTFEKIADAISTYEKILVTRGRYDDYLLGYFDKLTQNEKDGLKIFITKGCVGCHNGIGLGGQALRKFPLSYHTVWSMKKPKEIKELLDKYNKYLSGLSSFKSLNKSDVKALKDGFFTQIEEKKVLKVMRSSACDECHEKSTNDIFPFGNRGGFTGSQKPKGYFRVPLLRNVVDTKPYFHNGEVKELKDAIKIMGKHQVRIDLSDDEIENIIAFLKSVNGKILDFTN